AAATCATTATTatttacaaaaatcaatattaGGCAGGTTAATGATGTGCCGGTAAGACTTGCATTTTCAACCTGACTCTGAACACaaataacattttgtatttgtatctgcAATTCAAATCGTAGCTTCAAACATTCTAGTTTTTAACTTAGCATGCAAGTTTTACCAGTAAACTTTTAAGTGTATAGATCTACCATATAAAAACAATGAGATGTTGAATGACATTAGCAGATATTTAGGGTTCAAAATAAACATGACAAGTGTAACCCTTACACCCTTTCACCCCCACAGACGAGCCTTGAGGCGACACCAGAGTGTGAAGTACCTGATTCCAGATCCAGTCATTGATTACATCAAGAAAAATGGTCTCTTCACAAACGACAATGATATCTTGATCAGAAGTGCATCCAAGTATGAGACCAGCCTGTAGCTGTGAAGTCTACCCACTGGCTTTACAACACTAGGATCAAGTATAGACATAAAGGTTGCATCTATCCATAGCACTACTGCATGAATTCTACTTGCCAGTGCTGTATATCAATACTGTTAGGGGGCATGCTTACCAAATGTGTAGCGTTTCCATAATACACAAACAGAATTTCTTGAGTCATAAATCTCTCTTACATtcatttgtacaaatgtacctttccTTAAGGTCTGTTATTTTCTGGCctcaaaaaattattttcagatGGATAAGTCGAGTTTTGTCCTAAATGGAAAAGAAAGACTTTTGACATCCAACTTATATCGACTCTACAAGTTTGTTCCTATACTTTCTGATAAACAATTAGAATACTTTTCTGCCTTCTCATATTTTGTTCTGTAGTTAGTAGACTAGAGAATACTACTAGTTTTCAAACAAGGCACAGTaggtacaagtacatgtaagtgcaagtacatgtaaaattaccATGTAGCGTGTATGCTGCTCCTGATTATAGTAGTTTCAagtggaaaaaaatcatatgtgcaatatactagtattacgcaagattctctacaaatctgtggcaaaatgtatttatatacaaacatacaagttCATATATGTAATAACTAAAGGTATGCATGTACATCTGTGATACAAAGATAAAGGCAAGTCAAGctcatctacatctacaaaaAATAGCAACACTGGAAATCATACACATTACCAGTGTCATGTTTGTCAGAACAACATGTACAATTGCTCCAAGCTACTTATTTGTTAATTGTTGCCAAATCTGGAAACTTTTGCCTTTCACAGTTTCTTGTAGTtgaagtatacaaatgtatgcagTAGAACTAAAAATGACGTGGATGTCTGTGTTGGCTGTATCATAACCTCCTTGCCTGCATTAATAACATAGATGTATACAGAGCANNNNNNNNNNNNNNNNNNNNNNNNNNNNNNNNNNNNNNNNNNNNNNNNNNNNNNNNNNNNNNNNNNNNNNNNNNNNNNNNNNNNNNNNNNNNNNNNNNNNTTCAAATAAAGCTCAACTTCGTAGCGCCTTGCTTAAGCCCCTGCTAGAATTTTTGGCATAGTTCAGAAAATTAAAAGCTACACAGATAAATATTCTtccattttcttattgattTCGACCATCCTACTATTGGGCACGAGCATAACTGTCCGGAAAGGTTTTGTAGCACTGTCACCAAATTTCCACTTTCCGCTGAATCCTGAGTCACTCTCCTCTATCACAGGATAGCTAAAAGATGTGTGAGCCTcctgaaaaaataaagaaacatgtTACACTAATCAACTCATACTACTGAGTTTGTAGTTTCTGATACAAGTACATTATTCTACATTAAAAATGCACATCTTTCATCAAGTGCTATCATACTGTTGGTCTTCAGTGAAAAAAGATTCTGCAAAACCCTTAAAGGCTTCCTTCTACAGACTATGTACTCTCCTGGCAGAGTTTAGGCTTCAGCTTGTTTTGGATACCTTTTTTCGTTGTTTTGTTGGCCATAATATTTTTCAGGATCTCTTTTTGCAAAGAATAACTGACAAGAGAGAGCTCAATAAAATAGCCTAGAAAGACATCCATAACAAACCAAAGTCTAACTTGCTTGAAGATTAGTATAGAACAGCATATTAAATCTTATACATTTCACCAGTATTCTCTGTAGTTTCCCCACCTGGTGAAAGAACTCCTCCTCTGCATTGCTAAACAGGATCTCTTCTCTCTGTTCCTGAGGCTGGGATGACTTCTTCCCCTTCCTCCCTCCTGCTGTTTTGACCTCTGTGTAGGTCTTGCTGATCAGTAGTATGTAGTCAAAGGCATACTGCATCTCCATGATCTGGGCTTGCTGGAGGTCTTTGctgcagacagaaaaaaatgaacatactTAATGTTTATTTCAAGACtatccatacatgtatctttataaCTGCCCCTTAGTGCTCATGTGACATACCACCTTTTCAGGCACACGGCatgacagcagctggttacatgtatattactgaATGACCTGTCATGGCTAACCTTTGTACATCTAGCTATAAGCATGCCATTGTTCAAAGCTATCTAATGAAGATACTCCTACAGTATTTGGTGGCAACAAGTTCCATTCTACAATAATTCTAGGACTACATAGATAGACTAGAAAGCTAGAGCAGCATATGAGAACTGTTGAAAATATTAAAATCATCAGAAATGGCACAACATCACTTACTTCAGACTCTCATACATAGGCAATGCCAGCTGCGGGGGCAGGTTTATAAACCTCTCACACATCAGGAAACCAACACGATGCCTGTCGTTTTCCAGAATGCTGTTCAATTCCTCGTAGGTACTCTTGGGTGCACAGTCCTTACACCTCTCCAGAACCAAGTCTTTGAGGGCTTGTAGACAGGGTTTGTCCTTGAGAGGGAGTGAGAAAGTGAGATCATTTTTTCTGTCATACAGTATTTTTTTAGCATGATTTATAATTAATGCTGTCATGGGCATGTTATGAATGATGTTCACTTGATAATCTTTTACCTTCCTATCTGTGATGTTGACCACTGTGATGAACCCGAATATCTCTTCTTCCCCATCATCACTGTCGCTGTCTTCTGGTATCTCACCTTGCTAGAAGAGACAAAATGAACATAAAAGTTACAACAAGGACAGTGAAAGCATATCAGAAAGTAAAAGAACACAATAGAAAGTTAAAGGACAGGAAGAACAATCCAGTGGCATGTGAAATTTCTTGCAAAGTTTTTATCACacctgaatatttcatggtaaCATGTGAAACTTACCTTGATGACACAGCCAATGTAGTTTTGGGACAGAATGATGTCAGTAAGTTCTGACAGGTTCACATGGGACTTCAGAAACAGCTGAAATACATACAAGATCAAGTGAGCAAAACTGAATCAGCAGAAATATCAGTAAGTTTAAAACAGGAagaagctttattgacatgacaaaagtaTGGTGACTTCTGTATGaatatgattgactgtaaacttCAAAATAGAGATACAGAATAAAACCTAAAAttctactaactaaacaatatagaatgatgtaaatctttcaggtggggctaaatgtGTCATTATCTTTTATATTAAATAACAAAGccatattttatgtatttatctatctTGACAATATGAGAGCTGTCAGATCAAAAGATATTGTCAACTCTACTTCCAGTACATGGATCATGCTTCCTGAAATGTGATTTTATTGATACCTGTCCGAGCAGTCTCTTGATTCCATGGAAGTCGCTGTCACAGGCAGTTCTGGCCTCAAagtctacctgcacctgtaaAGACATGTACACTTAATTTAATTTGAAGAAATAATGAAAAGAACCATCAATTATCAAACAATATTTGTCACAACATGGTTTACTCAGACATTTGCATTTTACCACGTGACACCGGCGAGGGACAATTGCATGCtattgaataaaaaatacatCTAATAAATTTGACTCCGTTCACAAAAATTCACATACTAATAATGTCATCAATAAATAATTCAGAACAATTTTCTGctaggtacatttgtatttgcagTGGGGAAATACTTCCCCATTAGTATCAACGTTACATTAGTAtaggctactctccaagcagaggtaccgttgagtcgcgtagatatagtagtagtctgaaaaattacaccggcgctcctcttaatttttccgactactactatatctacgcgactcaacctctgcttggagagtaagtatAAGCCCATGCAGGCGTGCCTGTAGTGGCTTCTTTATTTTACTGGTCCTGTGAAACTGGGGACACCTACTTGTTGGGAGCAAGGACGTtattataacgtccttgttggGAGTTAGGCAAGAGCATAATTTATGCCCCGCCCCCACTGAGTGATAGCCGACTTGTGTAGTTTAAACGAAGCGAATGAGACAGAGAAAACTCTGAAAATTATGAGATATCTCTATCATGCACTTTATAACGGTCCAAATTCTGTATGCCCGATTTCCCCTTTTTACGAACACATGTGATGACATGTTCCATCCCATATGTCGCCCTCTCCACACCAGTCCCTACCTCCTGCGCCACGTCCATGTCGCTGCCTTCACTCTCCTCGCTTCCTGAGTACATCTCCTCCTCCGAATCTTCCTCCTGACCGTCTCCGTCTTCCCCAGGACCTCCTTTTCCTTTCATGTCTTCTGCAAACGCACGTTTCTTTGGTGCAGCCGCCATGATGCTCGCTTTAGGTCACTAGATTTTTTCACTCTTCCAAAACGGGGGTATTACTAAAAACTATTTTCGCAGGACAACACATGAT
The sequence above is drawn from the Branchiostoma floridae strain S238N-H82 chromosome 4, Bfl_VNyyK, whole genome shotgun sequence genome and encodes:
- the LOC118414963 gene encoding BRCA2 and CDKN1A-interacting protein-like, translated to MAAAPKKRAFAEDMKGKGGPGEDGDGQEEDSEEEMYSGSEESEGSDMDVAQEVQVDFEARTACDSDFHGIKRLLGQLFLKSHVNLSELTDIILSQNYIGCVIKQGEIPEDSDSDDGEEEIFGFITVVNITDRKDKPCLQALKDLVLERCKDCAPKSTYEELNSILENDRHRVGFLMCERFINLPPQLALPMYESLNKDLQQAQIMEMQYAFDYILLISKTYTEVKTAGGRKGKKSSQPQEQREEILFSNAEEEFFHQEAHTSFSYPVIEESDSGFSGKWKFGDSATKPFRTVMLVPNSRMVEINKKMEEYLSV